In a genomic window of Cytobacillus sp. FSL H8-0458:
- a CDS encoding YtpI family protein: protein MPIFVILIILSFSFYIFYKVKFFRSRQPAERQWLSAKSRIALGSFVAIFGLNQLFLYDTTTALIVAIVFILIGGLSIWGGIKAYKFYMPHAVEEAEAARKN from the coding sequence ATGCCTATTTTTGTTATCCTGATTATACTCTCTTTTTCTTTCTATATTTTCTACAAAGTAAAATTCTTCAGAAGCAGACAGCCGGCTGAAAGACAATGGCTATCAGCCAAGTCCAGAATTGCCCTTGGTTCATTTGTTGCAATATTTGGCCTTAACCAGCTGTTTTTATACGACACAACAACTGCTCTCATTGTGGCAATTGTGTTTATTCTAATCGGCGGATTAAGTATTTGGGGCGGCATAAAAGCATATAAGTTTTACATGCCTCACGCAGTGGAAGAAGCTGAGGCAGCAAGGAAGAATTAA